The bacterium DNA segment TCAAAACGGAGCGGAACATCTCAAATCTGGAAAGTCCCGGTTGATGGTGGTGATGCCGTGCAGGTTACTTTCAAAGGCGGCTTGATTGGGTATGAGTCTGTTGCTGATTCTGCTTTTTATTTTGTTAAAGAAGGATTATCCGGAATCTGGAAACTTAAAAACGGAATTGAAGAATTATTTTTCACTGATCTTCAATCGAATGCTGTAAGGAACTGGCGACTGACGGAAAAAGGAATTTATTTTGCAAAGTCTCCGCCGGATCAGATCTATTATTTGGATTTAAAGACAAAAGCGTTGCACTTGATAATTAGTTATCCTTGCCAGGGGTATACGAACGGCTTGTCCATATCGCCCGATGGAGAAAAACTGTTGTGGTCGCGTGTTCAGCAATTTGAAACCGATATCCGAATGATAGAATGGAAGTAACTTTTTATCAGTTGTGAATTTTTCTATCCGCAACATATTCTTCCGGCGTACATCCGATCAAATTCTTAAAATCTTTTATAAAATGCGCCTGATCGAAGTAGCCTAGATCAAGAGCGAATTTTGTCCAATCCACACGTACATTTTCTGCCAGTTGTTCAATAGCCTCATGCAAACGATATCGTTGGATGACCCACTTTGGCGTCACGCCGACGTATAAATTGAAAAGACGTTGCAGTGTCCGTTTGCTTAAACAAAAACGATCTGAAACATCGTCGACTTTCAGGATGGTTCGATCATACATGATGACGTTGGTTATCCGATTAATCAACTCCACGTTATCATCCACTTTTGGCAAGCGTGTACGGATAAAACTATCAGCCAGTTCGATCAAACTATTTTTCTCATCCGTTTCTAAAATATTTTTTTCGAATTGGAGTGCGGATTCGCCAAAGATCGAGTGGATCGGTACGATTCGATCGGTAAATTTTGTAACAGACGATTGTATAAAGGGATAAAACCCACCGGGCCTGAATTTAATTCCAAAAACGCGCCCTTTGTTCTCAAGCCATCGCGAAAACTTTCCTTTCTTGACTCCGCCTAATCCCGACCGTCCTTTTTCAATTGTTATGTACACGCTGGGATGCGGCAGAGTTTCCGCAAGGTAAGGTTCATGGTGGCGCAAATCCCAACTCACCACCCAGTAATGTTCAATAAAATATCCTGTATCTTCCGCAGGTGCATGACGTGAGTGATCGAAAATGCCCGGATGGGCTTTCGAGCGCAAAATCCCACGGGGTTTGCCAATTGAACGCTGCATGGATTATTGAGTGAACCATCGAATAAGTGGATTGAATACCGGATGACGAATACTGTAAGCCTCAACGGAATCAACAGAATAGGGTTTTCCCGATATGATGGATTCGGCTGTGCGGAATCCGCTACGTACCGCAGGGCCAATGCCTTCTCCCATATCCCGCGTCGCTAATCCGGCGGCGTCTCCGGCTAAATATGCATTTCCGATTTGAACGTTTTTTACGGGTTCGCGCAAAAAATAACTGTGACCTTTAGGTTGAATGGGTTCATCGCCGATCAGAGACTGTTTGCGTAATTTTGCTATCAACCGATTCCAGTGATCATTGATGGAGCTTTGGGTGCGCTTCAGCGTTTCCTCAAAACCACCGATGCCTACATTGACATAACCATCGGCTTTCGGAACGAACCAGCTGTAACCGGGCAATTTATTCTCAAAAAACCACAATAAGCAACGATCATCACGGACTTCGTGCTGAAACTCCAACTCGCGGCACACAATCAATGATTTTTTCGATCGTGGATTAACATTTTGAAAAAAAGTTCGGGAAACAGGGCAATTCGTGCCGCCAGCACCAACAAGGTACTTACAAGCATAACGGTCGTCGATGATGTATTGTCCGTTTTCCATGCGAATATTTTTAATTTCGTGTTGGACTAACGGCGCGCCACAGCGTTGCAGAAGCCAGTGATCAAATTCATAGCGGCGGATAGAATACTGTAGCGTCGGTACTTTGACAGGGATTCCGAATATAAATGCATGCATGGCCGGAAAAGCAAGAATACGATGAGGATAGGTTTTGACGTCGATGTCGAGATCGCTAACGACTTCAGGTGTTATCCAACCCGCACATAATTTGGTGCGGGGAAAAGCGGCTTTGTCGAGGATGATACAGTCTGCTTGAGCCTGCCTGAGCTTGCGTGCACAACTGGATCCTGCAGGTCCGCCGCCGGCAATAATGACGTCATGATATTCCATAAAATTT contains these protein-coding regions:
- a CDS encoding NAD(P)/FAD-dependent oxidoreductase codes for the protein MEYHDVIIAGGGPAGSSCARKLRQAQADCIILDKAAFPRTKLCAGWITPEVVSDLDIDVKTYPHRILAFPAMHAFIFGIPVKVPTLQYSIRRYEFDHWLLQRCGAPLVQHEIKNIRMENGQYIIDDRYACKYLVGAGGTNCPVSRTFFQNVNPRSKKSLIVCRELEFQHEVRDDRCLLWFFENKLPGYSWFVPKADGYVNVGIGGFEETLKRTQSSINDHWNRLIAKLRKQSLIGDEPIQPKGHSYFLREPVKNVQIGNAYLAGDAAGLATRDMGEGIGPAVRSGFRTAESIISGKPYSVDSVEAYSIRHPVFNPLIRWFTQ
- a CDS encoding helix-turn-helix domain-containing protein produces the protein MQRSIGKPRGILRSKAHPGIFDHSRHAPAEDTGYFIEHYWVVSWDLRHHEPYLAETLPHPSVYITIEKGRSGLGGVKKGKFSRWLENKGRVFGIKFRPGGFYPFIQSSVTKFTDRIVPIHSIFGESALQFEKNILETDEKNSLIELADSFIRTRLPKVDDNVELINRITNVIMYDRTILKVDDVSDRFCLSKRTLQRLFNLYVGVTPKWVIQRYRLHEAIEQLAENVRVDWTKFALDLGYFDQAHFIKDFKNLIGCTPEEYVADRKIHN